One Amycolatopsis tolypomycina DNA segment encodes these proteins:
- the eccD gene encoding type VII secretion integral membrane protein EccD, with amino-acid sequence MTVVAPSTRIDVALPADVAVADLLPMLLDMAKETSPDGGARHGGWALAKLGDAPLDPSRTLASLGVVDGELLQLRKRNENPPPPLYDDVVDAIAESSPDSFRPWTKETANRFGHVAGGLALFAAAVALFMSGSFYGGSALGAAIAGGIGAIACVAVGATLAKGYQAEPTGVLIAAAGGLPLAFVSGFYIVPGLSLRANLLLGAVLVIIVASVCIMVIGAGITTFIAAATAGTFGALAFLFGTLVAHPAAGIAAGTVAVALACISILPRATIWLAKLPLPHVPSNAEELKEDSGFPDYRAIERRTAIAHNYMTGLMVGCGATVAISAIIAATAPGAFGIILGVVATLVLLLRARAYANGSQAIALLTTGLVSATGIAVGWLVSASAQNRLLYVFGLLILLAAGALVVGVIFPNQRFSPPLRRTVEIIEAICIASVLPLALGVMDLYTTLRHLNFK; translated from the coding sequence GTGACGGTCGTCGCGCCGTCCACCCGGATCGACGTGGCGCTGCCCGCCGACGTCGCGGTGGCCGATCTGCTGCCGATGCTGCTGGACATGGCCAAGGAGACCTCGCCCGACGGAGGCGCCCGGCACGGCGGCTGGGCGCTGGCGAAGCTCGGCGACGCCCCGCTCGACCCGAGCCGCACCCTGGCCTCGCTCGGCGTGGTCGACGGCGAGCTGCTCCAGCTGCGCAAGCGCAACGAAAACCCGCCGCCGCCGCTGTACGACGACGTCGTCGACGCCATCGCCGAATCCTCGCCGGACAGCTTCCGGCCGTGGACGAAGGAGACGGCGAACCGGTTCGGGCACGTCGCGGGCGGGCTGGCGCTGTTCGCCGCCGCCGTCGCGCTGTTCATGAGCGGCTCCTTCTACGGCGGCAGCGCGCTCGGCGCGGCCATCGCCGGCGGCATCGGCGCGATCGCCTGCGTCGCGGTCGGCGCGACCCTCGCCAAGGGCTACCAGGCCGAGCCGACCGGGGTGCTGATCGCCGCGGCCGGCGGCCTGCCGCTGGCCTTCGTCAGCGGCTTCTACATCGTGCCGGGCCTTTCCCTGCGGGCGAACCTGCTGCTCGGCGCGGTCCTGGTGATCATCGTCGCCTCGGTCTGCATCATGGTCATCGGCGCCGGCATCACGACGTTCATCGCCGCGGCCACCGCCGGCACCTTCGGCGCGCTGGCCTTCCTGTTCGGCACGCTCGTCGCGCACCCGGCCGCCGGCATCGCGGCCGGCACGGTCGCCGTCGCCCTCGCCTGCATCTCGATCCTGCCGCGCGCCACGATCTGGCTCGCGAAGCTGCCGCTGCCGCACGTCCCGAGCAACGCCGAAGAGCTGAAGGAAGACTCCGGCTTCCCCGACTACCGGGCGATCGAGCGCCGCACGGCGATCGCGCACAACTACATGACCGGCCTGATGGTCGGCTGCGGTGCCACGGTGGCGATCTCGGCGATCATCGCGGCGACCGCGCCCGGCGCGTTCGGCATCATCCTCGGCGTCGTCGCGACGCTCGTCCTGCTGCTGCGCGCCCGCGCGTACGCCAACGGCAGCCAGGCGATCGCCCTGCTCACCACCGGCCTGGTCTCGGCCACCGGGATCGCGGTCGGCTGGCTCGTCTCGGCGAGCGCGCAGAACCGCCTGCTCTACGTCTTCGGGCTGCTGATCCTGCTCGCCGCGGGCGCGCTCGTGGTCGGCGTGATCTTCCCGAACCAGCGGTTCTCGCCGCCGCTGCGGCGCACGGTGGAGATCATCGAAGCGATCTGCATCGCCTCCGTGCTGCCGCTGGCCCTCGGGGTGATGGACCTTTACACCACCCTGCGGCACCTGAACTTCAAGTGA
- the mycP gene encoding type VII secretion-associated serine protease mycosin, whose protein sequence is MAAGRRFGATRRTTTALIAGTLGVLAPLGATIPAQAQTAPADGYFATPPPVDMGKLIPDSRQPDKKYKKSKACVQRSTLGQNIVLKNRPWGQDYLQIAKAQEIVKAATGSAGGGVRVAVVDTGVTQHPWFQNRVKSGGDYVAKPDGKQEGLEDCDGHGTEVAGIIAGKPDNPEVGFIGVAPDATIVSYRQLSENYEPDTSTQAPPPSSSTGGTPPSSSTSPPPGGGGGGAEGDGTSPGQSNGGRQLEKAGTAGTLKTLAEIIRGIAERNEADIINMSVDNCRPATGSITEGEQQVQAAARFAAQRGVVIIAAAGNATDTCPQNDQPDARKPKTIVTPPWFADDVLSVGAIDEFGSVAPFSVHGPWVGVAAPGTQIMSLDPAEGSDGLANLTFENGDKASPIQGTSFAAPYVSGLAALVKAKYPSLDAKGIINRIKETAQHPAAPGGRDNFVGYGVIDPVAALTQSLPSEVGNLAPMPGPQLAQLPPANDRSPTPVIVALAGTGGGLVALLITLFVMRTIRRNRPEPTGR, encoded by the coding sequence ATGGCAGCAGGACGCCGTTTCGGCGCGACCCGGCGAACCACGACGGCCCTGATCGCCGGCACGCTCGGCGTCCTGGCCCCGCTGGGCGCGACGATCCCGGCGCAGGCCCAGACCGCCCCGGCCGACGGCTACTTCGCGACGCCGCCCCCGGTCGACATGGGCAAGCTGATCCCGGATTCCCGGCAGCCGGACAAGAAGTACAAGAAGTCGAAGGCCTGCGTCCAGCGCAGCACCCTCGGCCAGAACATCGTGCTGAAGAACCGGCCGTGGGGCCAGGACTACCTGCAGATCGCGAAGGCGCAGGAGATCGTCAAGGCGGCCACGGGAAGCGCCGGGGGCGGCGTCCGGGTCGCGGTCGTCGACACCGGCGTCACCCAGCACCCGTGGTTCCAGAACCGGGTGAAGTCCGGCGGCGACTACGTCGCGAAGCCGGACGGGAAGCAAGAAGGCCTCGAAGACTGCGACGGCCACGGCACCGAGGTCGCCGGCATCATCGCGGGCAAGCCGGACAACCCGGAGGTCGGGTTCATCGGCGTCGCCCCGGACGCGACGATCGTGTCCTACCGCCAGCTGAGCGAGAACTACGAGCCCGACACCTCGACCCAGGCACCGCCGCCGTCGAGCAGCACCGGGGGCACGCCGCCGTCGTCGAGCACCAGCCCGCCGCCGGGTGGTGGCGGGGGCGGTGCCGAAGGCGATGGGACGTCCCCCGGGCAGTCCAACGGCGGGCGCCAGCTGGAGAAGGCCGGCACCGCGGGCACCCTGAAGACGCTGGCCGAGATCATCCGCGGCATCGCCGAGCGGAACGAGGCCGACATCATCAACATGTCGGTCGACAACTGCCGCCCGGCGACCGGGTCGATCACCGAAGGCGAGCAGCAGGTCCAGGCCGCCGCCCGCTTCGCGGCGCAGCGGGGTGTCGTGATCATCGCCGCCGCGGGCAACGCGACGGACACCTGCCCGCAGAACGACCAGCCGGACGCGCGGAAGCCGAAGACGATCGTCACGCCGCCGTGGTTCGCCGACGACGTGCTGTCCGTCGGGGCGATCGACGAGTTCGGCAGCGTGGCCCCGTTCAGCGTGCACGGCCCGTGGGTCGGCGTCGCGGCACCGGGGACGCAGATCATGTCGCTCGACCCCGCCGAAGGCTCCGACGGCCTGGCGAACCTCACGTTCGAGAACGGCGACAAGGCCAGCCCGATCCAGGGCACGAGCTTCGCGGCACCGTACGTGTCGGGGCTCGCGGCCCTGGTCAAGGCCAAGTACCCGAGCCTGGACGCGAAGGGCATCATCAACCGGATCAAGGAGACGGCCCAGCACCCGGCGGCGCCGGGTGGGCGCGACAACTTCGTCGGCTACGGCGTCATCGACCCGGTGGCCGCGCTGACCCAGAGCCTGCCCTCCGAGGTGGGCAACCTGGCGCCGATGCCGGGCCCGCAGCTCGCCCAGCTCCCCCCGGCCAACGACCGCAGCCCGACCCCGGTGATCGTGGCGCTGGCCGGCACGGGCGGCGGCCTGGTGGCGTTGCTGATCACCCTGTTCGTGATGCGGACGATCCGCCGCAACCGGCCCGAACCCACCGGCCGCTGA
- a CDS encoding WXG100 family type VII secretion target, translated as MTTSVPVPAGEDIAAAAEPYLAYLTELSGQLGVIDPVETYFRPLLGRWADLGAEADRLRQAASVAAEVSARLDDQLGRLDAGWAGRDADSFVAYIRSIGAAGGDLREALETLAGALDEMVTTVRHVVVDLVEVLVDAAELTSETMLLPTGGAKRARTQLQETQDSAKALHETARDVMEAFDRLCNGVDDPDAASRTIEIRHRYPPERFKLHDDALNEGDEQATAAASASAPASTDEVMTPSSADGPAEGRHTGAGPTDPDHPADPQPAPSTEDRHSTSGGVPMMPMMGFGAFGGGGQARRPSKTRPVTKSSDLLGEPGLVAPPVIGEDENPQQKKPPAK; from the coding sequence ATGACGACTTCGGTGCCGGTACCGGCCGGCGAGGACATCGCGGCGGCGGCCGAGCCGTACCTGGCGTACCTCACGGAGCTGTCGGGGCAGCTGGGCGTGATCGACCCGGTCGAGACGTACTTCCGGCCGCTGCTCGGCCGCTGGGCCGACCTGGGCGCCGAAGCGGACAGGCTGCGGCAGGCCGCGTCCGTCGCGGCCGAGGTGTCGGCGCGCCTGGACGACCAGCTCGGCCGGCTCGACGCGGGCTGGGCCGGCCGCGACGCGGATTCGTTCGTCGCGTACATCCGCTCGATCGGCGCGGCGGGCGGCGACCTCCGCGAGGCCCTCGAGACACTGGCCGGCGCGCTCGACGAGATGGTGACGACCGTGCGGCACGTCGTCGTCGACCTGGTCGAGGTGCTGGTGGACGCGGCGGAGCTGACCTCGGAGACGATGCTGCTCCCGACCGGCGGCGCGAAGCGGGCCCGGACGCAGCTGCAGGAGACCCAGGACTCGGCGAAGGCCCTGCACGAGACGGCCCGCGACGTCATGGAGGCGTTCGACCGCCTGTGCAACGGCGTCGACGACCCGGACGCGGCCTCCCGCACGATCGAGATCCGGCACCGGTACCCACCGGAACGCTTCAAGCTGCACGACGACGCGCTGAACGAGGGTGACGAGCAGGCCACCGCGGCGGCGTCTGCCTCGGCGCCGGCTTCCACCGACGAGGTCATGACGCCGTCCTCGGCCGACGGCCCGGCGGAGGGGCGGCACACGGGCGCCGGTCCGACCGATCCCGACCACCCCGCGGACCCGCAGCCCGCTCCGTCCACAGAGGACCGGCACAGCACGTCGGGCGGCGTCCCGATGATGCCGATGATGGGCTTCGGCGCCTTCGGGGGCGGCGGCCAGGCGCGCCGCCCGTCGAAGACGCGCCCGGTCACGAAGTCGTCGGACCTGCTGGGCGAGCCCGGCCTGGTCGCCCCGCCGGTGATCGGCGAGGACGAGAACCCGCAGCAGAAGAAACCGCCCGCGAAGTAA
- the eccB gene encoding type VII secretion protein EccB — MPSTPTTKSQVQAYQFVLRRMQSALVRRDAVMLHDPMRTHTRATIVGVVLGALGMIVFVVWGLLSPAPSVPEAGNIVIGEQSGTVYVVAGNPKKLIPTFNLASARLLLLAQQKQPGAGGATGAPAPAPASPASVKNPTVVSDDQLKNIPRDKLTGIPDGPQLIPTDSQRITPNWAVCDQVQLDPALPNPDTGRTNTYVFGGIAPSGLGTELGENEALLAKADNGKTYLVYRLPSSRNRPNANTVRAEIDVDNPNDAVRTALQLPPSPRKITQGLLNAIPEVAKLTPPKIANGPAPADFDGLTAGDVFATQQAGQRDLNYWAITTTGIQRVSNAVADIIRVAKNGSSSSIQTLGLDKLAGVRTLQPTDPDYIPVDDFPRSVPTVLDATKNSSVACLGWSLVGSGPDQDAHTSVYVDTQLPGQKSTGDKFAPMAVTTPGPNRVPLNGFYLKPGFAAVVQSATGKASFGKGAIQLISDRGVRYSVPDAQTADAIGLNNRQPAPESIIGLLPTGASLNTQDVLRQFDAVPIDPNAGAYPTPTAPAGN, encoded by the coding sequence ATGCCATCAACACCCACGACTAAGTCTCAGGTCCAGGCGTATCAGTTCGTCCTACGGCGGATGCAGTCGGCGCTGGTCCGCAGGGACGCCGTGATGCTGCACGACCCGATGCGCACCCACACGCGGGCCACGATCGTGGGTGTCGTGCTGGGCGCGCTCGGCATGATCGTCTTCGTCGTCTGGGGCCTGCTCAGCCCGGCGCCGTCGGTGCCCGAGGCCGGGAACATCGTGATCGGCGAGCAGTCCGGCACGGTCTACGTCGTGGCGGGCAACCCGAAGAAGCTCATCCCGACCTTCAACCTCGCGTCGGCGCGGCTGCTGCTGCTGGCCCAGCAGAAACAGCCGGGCGCGGGCGGCGCGACCGGGGCACCCGCCCCGGCCCCGGCGAGCCCGGCGAGTGTGAAGAATCCCACGGTCGTTTCCGACGACCAGCTGAAGAACATTCCGCGCGACAAACTCACCGGAATTCCGGACGGTCCGCAGCTGATCCCGACGGATTCCCAGCGTATTACCCCCAATTGGGCGGTCTGCGACCAGGTTCAGCTCGATCCGGCGTTGCCGAACCCCGACACGGGCCGGACCAACACCTACGTTTTCGGCGGCATCGCGCCGAGCGGCCTCGGCACCGAGCTGGGCGAGAACGAGGCGCTGCTGGCCAAGGCGGACAACGGGAAGACCTACCTCGTCTACCGGCTGCCGAGCTCCCGGAACCGGCCGAACGCCAACACCGTGCGTGCCGAGATCGACGTCGACAACCCGAACGACGCCGTCCGGACGGCGCTGCAGCTGCCGCCGTCGCCGCGGAAGATCACGCAGGGGCTGCTGAACGCGATCCCCGAGGTCGCGAAGCTGACCCCGCCGAAGATCGCGAACGGCCCGGCCCCGGCGGACTTCGACGGCCTGACCGCCGGTGACGTCTTCGCGACGCAGCAGGCCGGCCAGCGTGACCTGAACTACTGGGCGATCACCACGACCGGCATCCAGCGGGTGTCCAACGCGGTCGCCGACATCATCCGCGTCGCGAAGAACGGCAGCTCCAGCAGCATCCAGACGCTGGGGCTCGACAAGCTCGCCGGCGTGCGCACCCTGCAGCCCACCGACCCGGACTACATCCCGGTCGACGACTTCCCGCGCTCGGTGCCGACGGTCCTCGACGCGACGAAGAACTCGTCGGTCGCCTGCCTGGGCTGGTCGCTGGTCGGGTCCGGCCCTGACCAGGACGCGCACACCTCGGTGTACGTCGACACGCAGCTGCCCGGCCAGAAGAGCACCGGCGACAAGTTCGCCCCGATGGCGGTGACCACGCCGGGCCCGAACCGGGTGCCGCTCAACGGCTTCTACCTCAAGCCCGGGTTCGCCGCGGTCGTCCAGTCCGCCACCGGCAAGGCCAGCTTCGGCAAGGGCGCGATCCAGCTGATCTCCGACCGGGGCGTCCGCTACAGCGTCCCGGACGCGCAGACCGCGGACGCGATCGGCCTGAACAACCGGCAGCCCGCGCCCGAGTCGATCATCGGCCTGCTGCCGACCGGGGCGTCGCTGAACACCCAGGACGTGCTGCGGCAGTTCGACGCGGTGCCGATCGACCCGAACGCCGGCGCCTACCCGACCCCGACCGCACCGGCCGGGAACTGA
- the eccE gene encoding type VII secretion protein EccE yields the protein MPVANLVVLEVGLAIGLVLLAIDMSLKYVGIGIVGFALIVALLRRRGRWFTQWVGLTLRYSFRSHDRVANPLPPSSVEAMAAEETTVTGPDDARVNLLRIAVPDLVVAHGVDHERQQVGLAWNDGTWTAVLLVEPAPALITQADGAPSLPLSALAPCLEDRGVVLDSIQMIWHCYPGSAALPSDSPALSSYMEVLGPLPAAARRTTWVAIRLDPKRCPAAIRERGGGVVGAHRALIGALSRVRNALESQGVPTRPLDPDELLRASISAAELTAVAGSPTKVTLQERWSGVTAAGIGHASYAITGWPKGKVTSSLNALTSVRALSATLAMSISPASDEGKIGLRGVVRLSARNPRELDAADQRLNGLSERLGVDLTPLRGLQVSAFAATLPIGGTA from the coding sequence CTGCCCGTCGCGAACCTCGTCGTGCTCGAAGTCGGCCTCGCGATCGGTCTCGTCCTGCTCGCGATCGACATGTCGCTGAAGTACGTCGGCATCGGCATCGTCGGCTTCGCCCTGATCGTCGCGCTGCTGCGCCGGCGCGGCCGCTGGTTCACCCAGTGGGTCGGCCTGACGCTGCGCTACAGCTTCCGCTCGCACGACCGGGTGGCCAACCCGCTGCCGCCGAGCTCCGTCGAAGCCATGGCCGCCGAAGAGACCACCGTCACCGGCCCCGACGACGCCAGGGTGAACCTGCTGCGCATCGCCGTGCCCGACCTCGTCGTGGCGCACGGTGTCGACCACGAACGCCAGCAGGTCGGGCTCGCCTGGAACGACGGCACCTGGACGGCGGTGCTGCTCGTCGAGCCGGCCCCGGCGTTGATCACCCAGGCCGACGGGGCGCCGAGCCTGCCGCTGTCGGCGCTGGCGCCCTGCCTCGAAGACCGCGGTGTGGTCCTCGACTCCATCCAGATGATCTGGCACTGCTACCCGGGCAGCGCGGCGCTGCCGTCGGACTCGCCGGCACTCAGCTCCTACATGGAGGTGCTGGGCCCGCTGCCCGCGGCGGCGCGGCGGACGACGTGGGTGGCGATCCGGCTCGACCCGAAGCGGTGCCCGGCGGCGATCCGGGAGCGTGGCGGCGGCGTCGTCGGCGCCCACCGCGCGCTCATCGGCGCGCTGTCGCGGGTGCGCAACGCGCTGGAGTCCCAGGGTGTGCCGACGCGGCCGCTCGACCCGGACGAGCTGCTGCGCGCGAGCATCTCGGCCGCGGAGCTGACCGCCGTTGCCGGGTCGCCCACCAAGGTGACGCTGCAGGAACGCTGGTCCGGCGTGACCGCGGCCGGCATCGGGCACGCGAGCTACGCCATCACGGGCTGGCCGAAGGGCAAGGTCACCAGCAGCCTGAACGCGCTGACGAGCGTCCGCGCGCTGTCGGCGACGCTCGCGATGTCGATCTCGCCGGCGTCCGACGAGGGCAAGATCGGGCTGCGCGGCGTGGTCCGGTTGAGCGCGCGGAACCCGCGTGAGCTCGACGCCGCCGACCAGCGGCTGAACGGGCTGTCCGAGCGGCTGGGCGTGGACCTGACGCCGCTGCGCGGGCTGCAGGTGTCCGCGTTCGCCGCGACGTTGCCGATCGGAGGCACAGCATGA
- the truA gene encoding tRNA pseudouridine(38-40) synthase TruA has protein sequence MDVSYDGTDFSGWARQPGRRTVQGLLEEALRKQPPGAAVPKSVVVAGRTDAGVHATGQVVHVDVVPLSGPSGRVPVSPEGIPDLTRMVGRWNRLLPGDVRVLGARIAPAGFDARFSAIRRHYRYRVSDAPWGVDPLRRHDTLAWNRPLSTDAMNAAAAELLGLHDFAAYCKQRDTGTTIRELQRLEWERVDDHLLEVRVSADAFCHSMVRSLVGVLLLVGDGRRTDAWPSKVLESGIRDSAVAPAHGLTLLGVDYPPDAELAARAEQTRNVRTPMS, from the coding sequence CTGGACGTCTCCTACGACGGCACGGACTTCTCGGGCTGGGCCCGGCAGCCGGGCCGCCGGACGGTCCAAGGCCTCCTGGAGGAGGCACTGCGGAAGCAGCCGCCCGGGGCCGCCGTGCCGAAGTCCGTCGTCGTGGCGGGCCGCACGGACGCCGGCGTGCACGCGACCGGCCAGGTGGTCCACGTCGACGTGGTGCCTCTTTCCGGGCCCTCAGGCCGCGTTCCCGTGTCTCCCGAGGGCATCCCGGACCTGACCCGCATGGTGGGCCGCTGGAACCGTCTCCTGCCGGGTGACGTCCGCGTGCTCGGCGCCCGGATCGCGCCCGCGGGCTTCGACGCCCGGTTCTCCGCGATCCGCCGTCACTACCGCTACCGCGTCTCGGACGCGCCCTGGGGCGTGGACCCGCTGCGCCGCCACGACACGCTGGCCTGGAACCGTCCACTGTCGACGGACGCGATGAACGCGGCGGCCGCGGAACTGCTGGGTCTGCACGACTTCGCGGCGTACTGCAAGCAGCGCGACACGGGCACGACGATCCGCGAGCTGCAGCGCCTCGAGTGGGAGCGGGTGGACGACCACCTGCTGGAGGTCCGGGTCTCGGCGGACGCGTTCTGCCATTCGATGGTCCGCAGCCTGGTCGGCGTGCTGCTGCTGGTCGGCGACGGCCGCCGCACCGACGCGTGGCCGTCGAAGGTCCTGGAGAGCGGCATCCGCGACAGCGCGGTCGCCCCGGCCCACGGCCTCACCCTGCTCGGCGTGGACTACCCGCCGGACGCCGAACTCGCGGCCCGCGCGGAGCAGACGAGGAACGTCCGCACCCCGATGTCATGA
- the rplQ gene encoding 50S ribosomal protein L17 — MPTPTKGARLGGSSAHERLILANLATQLFEHGKITTTEAKARRVRPLAEKLITKAKRGDLHNRRQVQKVVRDKDVLHKLFAEIGPHFAERAGGYTRITKTMPRKGDNAAMAVIELVAEKTVTSEAERARKTKFAKDEKAAAPAAEETSTEETTEAPAAEEAKAEETTEAPASEETDADAKKD, encoded by the coding sequence ATGCCCACCCCTACCAAGGGAGCCCGGCTCGGCGGGTCGTCCGCGCACGAGCGGCTGATCCTGGCCAACTTGGCCACGCAGCTGTTCGAGCACGGCAAGATCACGACCACCGAGGCGAAGGCCCGCCGGGTCCGCCCGCTGGCCGAGAAGCTGATCACGAAGGCGAAGCGGGGCGACCTGCACAACCGCCGTCAGGTGCAGAAGGTCGTCCGTGACAAGGACGTCCTGCACAAGCTGTTCGCCGAGATCGGTCCGCACTTCGCGGAGCGTGCGGGTGGCTACACCCGGATCACCAAGACGATGCCGCGCAAGGGCGACAACGCCGCCATGGCCGTCATCGAGCTGGTGGCCGAGAAGACCGTGACGTCCGAGGCCGAGCGCGCGCGCAAGACCAAGTTCGCCAAGGACGAGAAGGCCGCCGCCCCGGCTGCCGAGGAGACCTCGACCGAGGAGACCACCGAGGCGCCCGCCGCCGAGGAGGCCAAGGCCGAGGAGACCACCGAGGCTCCTGCCTCGGAGGAGACCGACGCCGACGCCAAGAAGGACTGA
- a CDS encoding DNA-directed RNA polymerase subunit alpha, producing the protein MLISQRPALGEETVNETRSRFTIEPLEPGFGYTLGNSLRRTLLSSIPGAAVTSIRIDGVLHEFTTVPGVKEDVTDIILNLKELVVSSEEDEPVTMYLRKQGPGEVTAADIVPPAGVTVHNPDLHIASLNGKGKLEIELVVERGRGYVPALQNKQAGAEIGRIPVDSIYSPVLKVTYKVEATRVEQRTDFDKLILDVETKPSITPRDAVASAGKTLVELFGLARELNVDAEGIEIGPSPQEADTIAAYAMPIEDLDLTVRSYNCLKREGIHTVGELVSRSEADLLDIRNFGAKSIDEVKLKLVGLGLALKDSPPGFDPTAAAASYDGEGWSEGVGSIADGISDGHDDGQDYAETEQL; encoded by the coding sequence ATGCTGATTTCCCAGCGGCCGGCTCTCGGCGAAGAGACGGTCAACGAGACCCGCTCCCGGTTCACCATCGAACCGCTGGAGCCCGGCTTCGGCTACACGCTCGGCAACTCGCTGCGTCGCACGCTGCTGTCGTCCATCCCGGGCGCGGCCGTGACGAGCATCCGCATCGACGGCGTGCTGCACGAGTTCACCACCGTTCCCGGGGTGAAGGAAGACGTCACCGACATCATCCTGAACCTCAAGGAGCTCGTGGTGTCCTCGGAAGAGGACGAGCCGGTCACCATGTACCTGCGCAAGCAGGGCCCGGGTGAGGTCACGGCGGCCGACATCGTGCCGCCGGCGGGTGTCACCGTGCACAACCCGGATCTGCACATCGCGTCGCTGAACGGCAAGGGCAAGCTCGAGATCGAGCTCGTCGTCGAGCGCGGCCGCGGTTACGTTCCGGCCCTGCAGAACAAGCAGGCGGGCGCGGAGATCGGCCGGATCCCGGTCGACTCGATCTACTCGCCGGTGCTCAAGGTGACCTACAAGGTCGAGGCCACCCGTGTCGAGCAGCGCACCGACTTCGACAAGCTGATCCTGGACGTCGAGACCAAGCCGTCGATCACGCCGCGCGACGCGGTCGCGTCGGCCGGCAAGACGCTGGTGGAGCTGTTCGGTCTCGCCCGCGAGCTGAACGTCGACGCCGAGGGCATCGAGATCGGCCCGTCGCCGCAGGAGGCGGACACCATCGCCGCCTACGCGATGCCGATCGAGGACCTGGACCTCACCGTCCGGTCGTACAACTGCCTCAAGCGCGAGGGCATCCACACGGTGGGCGAGCTCGTCTCGCGCAGCGAGGCGGACCTGCTCGACATCCGCAACTTCGGCGCCAAGTCGATCGACGAGGTCAAGCTCAAGCTCGTCGGCCTCGGCCTCGCGCTGAAGGACAGCCCGCCCGGGTTCGACCCGACCGCGGCGGCCGCCAGCTACGACGGTGAAGGCTGGTCGGAGGGTGTCGGCAGCATCGCCGACGGGATTTCGGACGGCCACGACGATGGCCAGGACTACGCAGAGACCGAGCAGCTCTGA
- the rpsD gene encoding 30S ribosomal protein S4, translating to MARYTGPATRISRRLKVDLIGGDQAFERRPYPPGQHGRGRIKESEYLLQSQEKQKARYTYGVLERQFVRYYKEAVRRPGKTGENLLQILESRLDNVIYRAGIARTRRQARQLVSHGHFLVNGQKVNVPSFQVTKWDIIDVRPKSMGMLPFVAAKESFGDRPIPAWLQVVQSNLRVLVHQLPERAQIDVPVQEQLIVELYSK from the coding sequence ATGGCTCGTTACACCGGCCCCGCGACGCGTATTTCGCGTCGCCTCAAGGTTGACCTCATCGGCGGCGACCAGGCTTTCGAGCGTCGCCCCTACCCGCCGGGCCAGCACGGCCGCGGGCGCATCAAGGAGTCCGAGTACCTCCTGCAGTCGCAGGAGAAGCAGAAGGCTCGCTACACCTACGGCGTTCTCGAGCGTCAGTTCGTCCGGTACTACAAGGAAGCCGTCCGGCGTCCTGGCAAGACCGGTGAGAACCTGCTGCAGATCCTCGAGTCCCGCCTGGACAACGTGATCTACCGCGCCGGCATCGCCCGCACCCGCCGCCAGGCGCGTCAGCTGGTGAGCCACGGCCACTTCCTGGTCAACGGCCAGAAGGTGAACGTCCCGTCGTTCCAGGTCACCAAGTGGGACATCATCGACGTGCGGCCGAAGTCCATGGGCATGCTGCCGTTCGTCGCGGCGAAGGAGTCCTTCGGCGACCGCCCGATCCCGGCGTGGCTGCAGGTCGTCCAGTCCAACCTCCGCGTGCTGGTCCACCAGCTGCCGGAGCGTGCGCAGATCGACGTTCCGGTTCAGGAACAGCTGATCGTCGAGCTCTACTCGAAGTAG
- the rpsK gene encoding 30S ribosomal protein S11: protein MPPKSRTAAGAKKVRRKEKKNVAHGHAHIKSTFNNTIVSITDPTGAVIAWASSGHVGFKGSRKSTPFAAQMAAENAARKAAEHGMKKVDVFVKGPGSGRETAIRSLQAAGLEVGTIQDVTPQPHNGCRPPKRRRV, encoded by the coding sequence ATGCCACCGAAGTCTCGTACTGCGGCCGGGGCCAAGAAGGTCCGCCGCAAGGAAAAGAAGAATGTCGCGCACGGTCACGCGCACATCAAGAGCACCTTCAACAACACCATCGTCTCGATCACGGACCCGACCGGTGCCGTGATCGCGTGGGCGTCGAGTGGTCACGTGGGCTTCAAGGGCTCGCGCAAGTCCACCCCGTTCGCCGCGCAGATGGCCGCCGAAAACGCTGCCCGCAAGGCCGCCGAGCACGGCATGAAGAAGGTCGACGTCTTCGTGAAGGGCCCGGGTTCGGGCCGCGAGACGGCGATCCGCTCGCTGCAGGCGGCCGGCCTCGAGGTCGGCACCATCCAGGACGTGACCCCGCAGCCTCACAACGGCTGCCGCCCGCCCAAGCGGCGCCGGGTCTGA